The Rattus rattus isolate New Zealand chromosome 1, Rrattus_CSIRO_v1, whole genome shotgun sequence genome includes a region encoding these proteins:
- the LOC116890282 gene encoding uncharacterized protein LOC116890282 has protein sequence MALCAGFVSLPEDELESPVCSRHSANDVRLLCVEASGFATVLVFLWGSEMTRVSLALTAVPSPASIMFHPPPPSRWEGGRLCRGGDTHPVLQIVGTLEVETGRESFRLEQFVQRHRGVKGPLRSSRAWIS, from the exons ATGGCTCTGTGTGCTGGGTTTGTCAGCTTGCCCGAA GATGAGTTGGAAAGTCCTGTCTGTTCCCGTCATTCAGCGAATGATGTTCGCCTACTGTGTGTGGAGGCTTCAGGCTTCGCTACTGTGTTAGTGTTCCTGTGGGGCTCT gaaatgaccCGGGTCTCCCTTGCCCTTACAGCCGTGCCTAGCCCGGCATCCATAATGTTCCACCCACCACCCCCTTCTCGCTGGGAAGGTGGGAGGCTTTGCAGGGGAGGCGACACCCACCCAGTCTTGCAGATTGTAGGCACTTTGGAGGTGGAGACTGGGAGGGAGAGCTTTCGTCTTGAACAGTTTGTGCAAAGGCACAGAGGCGTGAAAGGACCACTCCGTTCCAGCCGGGCTTGGATTTCTTAG